A stretch of Astyanax mexicanus isolate ESR-SI-001 chromosome 21, AstMex3_surface, whole genome shotgun sequence DNA encodes these proteins:
- the LOC125785973 gene encoding uncharacterized protein LOC125785973: MKPRRLRGSVDLLPTITELQESESQMYLTQSLDEYMDSIRELSQPAYPLSGPLQGTRLPTPRMARFPTMASAHHRTSSACKHWAPIGPDSVSLTLVLRSDTRAAASPNQDPLDWLFTRAQSGGGGALVEEGAEEICMI; this comes from the coding sequence ATGAAGCCCCGAAGGCTCCGTGGTTCCGTGGACCTCCTTCCCACCATCACGGAGCTCCAGGAGAGTGAGTCCCAGATGTACCTCACCCAGAGCCTGGACGAATACATGGACTCCATAAGGGAACTGTCCCAGCCGGCCTACCCCCTCAGTGGCCCCCTGCAGGGCACCCGGCTCCCCACCCCACGCATGGCCAGGTTCCCTACTATGGCCTCCGCCCACCACAGGACATCTTCAGCTTGCAAGCACTGGGCTCCCATTGGTCCTGACAGCGTGTCGCTCACCCTGGTTCTGAGATCCGACACAAGGGCGGCGGCGTCCCCAAACCAGGACCCCCTGGACTGGCTGTTTACCCGAGCCCAGAGTGGAGGAGGGGGTGCCTTAGTGGAGGAAGGGGCAGAGGAAATCTGTATGATATGA
- the LOC103040703 gene encoding C-X-C motif chemokine 11, giving the protein MAFAVKALCLFLVAVVCIHLSTGVAIQLRCQCIKYSEKASPWKAIEEFSITQPHGRCQTTEVIITLKGINTATGRNHQRCLDLKLNQTITLQECWNRINKDESRPKLKYSECGQRK; this is encoded by the exons ATGGCTTTTGCGGTCAAAGCCCTTTGCCTGTTCCTGGTTGCAGTCGTTTGCATCCATCTCAGCACTG GTGTAGCCATTCAACTCAGGTGCCAGTGCATTAAGTACTCTGAAAAGGCTTCTCCTTGGAAGGCGATTGAAGAGTTCTCCATCACTCAACCACACGGCCGCTGCCAAACCACAGAAGTTAT aATCACACTAAAGGGCATCAATACAGCAACAGGAAGGAACCACCAACGCTGCCTGGACCTAAAGCTGAACCAGACCATAACCCTTCAGGAATGCTGGAACAG GATAAATAAAGACGAAAGCAGACCAAAGCTCAAGTATTCCGAATGTGGACAGAGAAAGTGA